The genomic region ATTAATCGCAAAAAAAGAATTTCCGTGTTTAATGCTTGAGACTATTGACTGTAATACATCGGTTTTCCTCTCTCTCGCGTgctttcttcctctttcttaTTCTGGTTACTCGAGTCTTCTTGATTATGCTTGGATTTTCTGGAATTAACAGGGTCCGAGCCAAGTGAAGAACAATAGCAATGTAAGTGTACCCCAGAGGATTGAGAGTGGAACTTTCAACAAAATTCCTCTTAAGTTGTTCCCTCACATTCCCAAATTTCTTTGATCCGGGATCCTTTATTATATTCtctctttgaatttttttctcaaagtctcaattttgatattatctttattatatatatgaatttacaGGATCTTGTATCGTTCTTGTTGCTGTGCAATTTCCTGAAATATGCGGCATCATTGTCATTAAtgagagaaaaacaaagacaaaaaagGAGGTTGGTTTGAATACATAAGATCTAATTCAATAGAATACGGACTTGAGCTAGAAGCCTAGAACCTCATCTAAGCTAGATGGACACAAGAAAATAGGTGTGGTATTCCTACAAATCTAGTTACTGAATGACAGAGGAATGGTCAACTTCggctagaaaaaaatagttttagaTCATAGCAAAACCTCTATAATTTggttaaacaatttaaaaccatGCACAGAGCAACCCATATTCCCACTTATGGTAGGAAAAGGATTTAAAGGAAACCCCTAaatcaacaaagaaaaataacaagGGGATGTAAACTTAATAAATCTTATGCCCTTAATGAATGCTTGAAAATGTCGAGGAAAATGACCTGCCATTCATGTTGGTTTAGGAAAAAACACATGACAAATTTTAGCTGGAAATGAGAACGATGGCTTTCTTACCCACATCTGTACGGGGTTgattaaaatgaatttcagCAAGATATTCCATCTCTAGATCTGTCCTAATCCATAACAATGAATTTCAACTAGGAGTCTGACTGTTTTATTGTATTTGGTTTCTGATATTCCaagtttcttcctttctctttcaaaatttgttgatTGTTGATACATCTTGGTCGGTCAAGTTATTTGCATAATGCAGTATTAATGGTACCAACTCTTAAATCTCATCTTCGTTTTTGATAGGGAGTGCCTCTCCCTTTctcatgaaaacttaattTATAAAGGAAATACAAAATTGATTCATTAGAAAGGCAAAGAGTTTGAAAGTTGAAAGttgttttctatatttttaaaatttttttattttatgggtattttagttcttttttaaaatctctTAACTTCATTTAaggttttgaaatgaaatgttcATTTTCAGCATCAATAGATCTAAGATGAATTATACTCAAAATCTAAGAGTAAAGGTaatttaacttattttaaaacatGTAGAAATCTTGTTGACTCCCATGGCCTAttgacattaaattttttttttttgttttcctttttgtaatgaaaggtAGAAAACATATAACCCAGTACAGAATTGGTTAATAAACTTTGCACGTAAAGAAGAGATACAAGATAACTAGAGAGCACAAGACACGCACGGGCCCTCGCTTGGTAGTACGCTAGTGATGTAAGTCCTTAATTTCTACTGTTtgaaacaaaggaaaaaaacccTCCCTGCTCCTAATCCATACTCAAAAGTTTAAGGCAATTTGATTCATACATGAAGTTAATAACATAATCCtcagataaaattttaaattatttaaaaatatttaaataaattttttattttttattacatttaattaaatttttatatttttattttgaattaaataaatttttataactaatggtAGACTGATtacttttaatcaaaatataatttattattttatattcacacAAATTGATATTACGTTAATGTAAAAGgtacaaaatattatatgaCATCTTATCATgttaaattaacaaattacatcatcatcaattatgatatatcaacatgtcacgttattatcaattttaaaaccatacagtataaaataataaaaagtattttaattaaatcaattattagtAAGAATAgctatttgacttaaaatataaaaatataaaaatttatttgatttcaaataaaaatataaaaatttaattgaatgtaataaaaatataaaagtttatttaaaattttttaaatagtttaataatttttttaaatgttatgcctaatttaataaaattaaaatggttGAAAAAGGCAAAATTAAGAGttcataaatttacaaaagagCCCTTGTTTAGGCTAAACCCCTAAACCCTTAACCCCAAAATTTTCCGGTTCCAATCGACAGGctttttgatttctttctcCCGTCTTCGAATTCTCTTCTCTGCACCGCCTAATCTTCTTTAGCTCaaggtaaatttttattgctaaagttttctttcttttttttgttttttcacttAGTTTTGATGATCAATCTAGCTGGTTTTAGGAAAGTATTCGGAGAGACGAGTAAAAAGACATGACTTGTTTGTTTGTCTGCTGAAGTTGGTAGTGAAACAAATGTCGGTGTCTGACGAACAAATCACAAAGCTATTCAAAGCTCGTAGAACAGTTTTGCAGATGCTGAGGGATAGGGGATATTCTGTTGATGATTCGGATATTAAAACGACAAGACAACAATTCATTGAGAAATTTGGTGACAATATCCACCTCAAAAGGGATGATCTTTTGATCCATTGCAACAAAGGAGATGCTCCAATTGATCAGGTGCATATCTTCCAGCCCCATTGTTCTTAGCTTTTATTACAATTTTTGTAGAGTTTATCAAGGGATATAAATGTTCATGTCAGATAATGATGTCTAGTTTTCTTCTTACTCATTCTGCTCTATTTCTAGAATGCACACTTCTGTTTCAGTATACACGTTTGTGTAATCGATTGATGCTTCAAATTATTCCACTGCTCAGAATTTGTAAAGATGTTGTTGCTTCACTAGTAGTTCACTAAGAAAATTTCACCCAATATCTCGGGCTCTTGGAAAGCTTAAGACCTTGAAAAGTTTTTAATGAGGACTGATCAATTGAAAAGAATTGCTTTCTCATATTTTGGGCTTTGGAATAATCTTTCCATAGATGATGGAGAAAGGACATAAAGTGGCgaggaaaaaaatttgagtaaAAGGCTACATCAGTAGATTTATGTCATCATTTTGATCGTTGCAAAATGCTGTCAATGCGTGGCAAGTATGTTTCTAACAAAATTGGGTATCTATGGATGCCATTATTatcaatcatatatcaattttaaagtAGGAAAGTTAATATGCTGTCTTTTCTGATCTGTTAATATTGGTAAGCCTACTTTGCTGCATCTACAAGTGTTTTCTAGCACAAGCTTATTTGGTCGTTCATACCCTATCAATAAATTTACCTTGCTTTATTCAATATTTAGTGCTATATATAATGCACTTATTCACATGTGCTTTTCTAGTTGTTCTTAGCCTTTAGTTAGCATTAAGATCCCTCATTTGGTGTTTGCAAAAATAAGGTAATAAGTATCTCAAATAATAGTCTATGTGTCTATTTCAGAATCACCAGTTTTGAATTGAAAGTCCACCTTTGGATTTTTAGAGTTTTAGAAATCTTTTAAACAATGGCCTTCTCATTGTAAAAATTGTTTAAGTAGTTGTTGTGCTGCAGTTTCTATTTTGAATGTTTTCATGTTTCTTAATATCCAACGAGCACGTTGTTCTGTTTGTGGTATGGTGTTAACTTTTACTGTGAAGCATCCAAAACAATCAAGTGAAAATCAGGTCATGTTGTGTTCTGTCTTGAATATTAGAATTATGGTAATGTCTAttcccttttttatttatacgaataattttataacaattGATGTACTggtctttcttcttcttctgttttttatttttatttttacttttcttaatAATGATGTATTGATGGTTTATTTGTCTCTAGATTTATGTCTTCTTTCCTGCAGAACTAAAGGTTGGTGTTCCTATGGTAAGAAACTGTGCAAAGCGTATGAAAGCAGATAATGTCTTTAATGCAATTTTGGTCGTTCAAAAAGCTTTGACAGCCCCTGCTAAAGCAGCgataaatgaaattaattcatattttcatttgGATGTTTTCGAggtatatatgatttttttttccttttttcattCTTGAGCATTTTTTAGCTTatttaaaattggaaattctatgaattgcttttgttttgtcATTTAAAACTTTGGTTCGTTTTTAAAATCTATGCTTGCAATACAGTCGGTTTACTAAATATTTCCATTCAGTGGATCACAATGGCTGAATCTCATGATTTTGATTGTCCCAAACAAGTATTTAAAAGAAAGatattaatcaaaaaatagtTGTGAAAGATTACAGAAAGTTATTCTAGTCGAAGGTAGGCTAATCTGAAATTTTTCATTCcctaaaataaatattgtaTTCATTTCTCTGAAAAGCAAGGAACAAAGTTGAAACTTAGAGATAGTTCCATTTGTGATTTTGCTTATTGGAATATCATACTCAAGGACTGTAAGTCTACTGTGAATTAACCAACATTTGATGATCTActacttatatatataatatatatataaaagtacaGATATTgttaaaactttttattgaCGAAAATGGACATATTTGTTCACTATATTTCtaaattgtcattttaaatttttttattataaatattaataaggtttatccatttttgtaaataagaaTTCTAATCATATTACtaaaaatttctttccttGATCCCAGtagtattgaataatttatagattaacacaaaatttaaattatttatattttagaaACATTTGTACTtctatataattattatttaaaaataaataaagaaataagtATTCACATGCAATGCATGTGACAACAAATACTAGTTCATATTAAATGCTTAGAGTTGTTTTCATTGATTTTATGCAACTTATGCATGCATGTCATAAGTTTTATAATTTACTTGTATACAGAGATGAtaacatttatttaaatgcTAACTTTTATTGCTGTTAGCTGGAATCACAAAATATAAGAAGTAATAAATGCAGACAACTTATTGGACAGAGTACTGAATTTAAATCTAGACAAATACTATGAAGAAATTCTCAAAGTAAGGGAAAATAAAATCACCATGTGTAATAATAGTAACAATTCTTAGGGTAAATATTAAAGTTTTCCATGACACCCTTCTAGAGCCCTTCTATTCAGTGTTTAATATTTTGGTTCAAATTCTAAATTCACTGGTATCATGCTGCTGTCCTTAAAGCTTTAAGAACTATTAACATGCTATGTAACATTCATGGTAGAGTTCTGAAGCCATGAATGTGGACAGTAAGAATATATCCTTTCAATTGTTGGAAAAATTAAATCTCTAGATAATATTAATCTAACTAGTTCAATTCAAGCATATAATGTAGCTGAATTAGCTGTGTGCTTACAAAGCACATTCTAATATAACTGATTGCTGTCAAGCATATAATTTAGCTGAATTAGCCTTGTGCGTTCAAAATAGATTCGATTATAACTAGTTGCATCTAGCATATACTTTAGCTTTATTAGTCATGCGCTTTCAAAGGACATTGTAACACTTTAGAACATTCTTGCAATTCTTTCCAGAGAAATTGAGTTTAGTCCACTATTCAGACCTAGGAATGTCTATGACATTTTTGATATTTCATACCGAAACACAGATCCATTGCATAGGTCATTTAATATATGCATTTTGTTTATGGAATTATGTTTCTATTTATGGTAAGATGGTTTTCTTAACTTCATAACAATTTTTTGGGGGGAGAAAAGTACTTTCTTAACatttttttgttgtatttttttataatttttgcaaGAGATGTCAATGATGACAAATGATGGTTATGTAATGTCTATGCAGGAGGCGGAGTTGTTGACCAATATCACAGAACATATGTTCGTCCCCAAGCATACAGTACTGACAGatcaagaaaagaagaaattacTGGAAAAATACAGGGTAAAGGAAACACAGGTTAGTGATTGATCGGTGACCTCAATATTGGATGTTTTAGATCTAAATGCTTGTTAAATGGTCTGTACCGGTGGCTTTGGCTTTGATAAAACTGTTTTATTGTGGTTATTTCTGTGGTGACTTATTTACATATCATGTGCTAACACTTGAGATATGAATAAATTCTACCGACCTGCTTCCTCTACCTGAATGTAAAGtaggcaaaaagaaaaaaagaaaaaagaacagaACAGAACGAAAAAGTGGAAGATTATCAACCTTGAGGTTGTTGCAATCCTTGCTTTTCATACCGAGATAATCATGCACTCTAAAACCTGAATTTTGGGCTTTAAGATGGAGCAGATGAAGCTAACAATCGTTCTTCGAATGACTTTAATTACTTTGGTTTATTCAGCTTAAGTTGTGTAAAGATTGAGTGCAAAAGAATATGATTTAATTGACCAAAGCTtccaaatatgaaaattatttaggTACTAGTGAGAAATTCTCACAGTATTCCTTGTCTTGTGTGGATTAGTATTAAGCAATAggaaatatattataattaaataaagatcCAACTTGAtttaaaggaaataaattaaattctatgaAATTAAGTTCAACTAAATTGCGAGCATACGTGTACCCTCTAAAGGGTGCAATTCAAGGGGAAACTTTCTAACTCAGAAAACTTACatacaaagaaaaatggaagattttttttctcttgcaGGTGCATCTAACtgaattttacatttttggtatCTAGAAATTTGGTACTTCCACCACATGACCTATCATATGATCCTTTACAATCCTCATAAATCCTCATAGATAgctttattttgaaattattttagtgAACACTTAATCAGTACAGGAATAAGGTCTGCTGCTTAGTTATGTTATGGTTTAGGGGGTAGTTGTAGTTGGAAATATTTTGAGTTGTGGAGCAACTTTCAACCATTATCTAGGTTGTATTTACATTAAGAAACATAGAggtgcaattttttttatgaacaTGTAggtgttttgatattttgaaaccaataatatttatgattataaGGAGACAACACTGAACATGATTTTTGAACtggtttttttcctttagttaagaaaatgagagagagagagagagagagagagaggaggatCTACATTTTTATGAACATATAGGTGTATGGATAGTTTAAAAACAACCTGTTCATGATTATAGGAAGTTTGTGGTTAGAATGGTTTTTGAAGTGGTAGTTTTGGtgtagttaaaaaaaaaaattacacacACATAAACAGAGTATCtatgatcaaattttaaagTACTAATCTCTTCTTGTTCTCCTAATATTATgccaatttttttcatatgaaaGAATGAATGTGAAGTGGCTTTATGATTAACCGACACTGTCCTCCCGAGCTTTCTTTTGCCTCGCCCCTTATGTTTTGGCTTACCAGACTCTTCTGTACTCAATGCTGTTATTTTAAAACCCCTGCATCTTTTCTATCAGATTCTGCTTTTTGCTTTCTCTTCACCATTTTTTCTCCTTgcctctcttcttttcttatatttttcttgtatCCCTTTCTTCCCCTTTCACACAGCAATATGTATGTCAACTTTCAACTTTCAGcaatttttatgcatttttaTGAACCTAGTTCCAAATTCCTTgttttaaacaaaatgaagTGGTTGTGTTGCACAATACACCACCGTCTTTATCATCACCCAGCAAAGAAAAATTtgcaatttttattaaatggatcttttaagagaattttgatatataattttttttgtttgaaactGTTGAAAGATATTTTCACCAGAATTTTCATTTCTCTGTCCTCATGGATGCCATATGGAAAAGAATTTCAGTTCAAAACATTCTAGGGGTCAAAATCTCCAATAAATTGTATATATTCACCTTGAGTGATGCGTCTTACTGCcttattaatttcttgatGAGCTTACTGATGCAGACTCATGTTATATTTCCAGTATAACATAATGCTGGTTTCACTTATGAAGATTAGGCGATTAGCACATCTTTGTTGTATGCATCTTGATTTGCTTTGATTTAATTGTCCTGATTTTGCTCTTTCATTTGAACTTCAGCTACCTCGTATTCTGGTTAGTGATCCAGTTGCTAGATATTATGGTATGAAGCACGGACAAGTTGTCAAGATTACTCGAGAAAGTGTGACTGCTGATACATATGACACATACCGATATGCTGTATGAGTTTCTTCTCATTTCATGGTTTTGCATatcgttttttttttgttctagAGAATGGTTGAAGTTAATACCTTCTGTGTTCTTATTCAAAAAGCAAATTATTCTAGGAGTTCGAAATCCTACTGGAAAAAAAATGGGTTTCAATCTGCTGGCAGGCTAAAAGATTTGAGCTTGTGAtctaatgtttttatttgtttaaaataatttatatttctcTCGATGATTACACACTTGTCAGAAGCCTAGTTTGACATGCTTAACTTATGAAAATACACTTTTAGTGGATAAGAGATTCAATAAGCATAAATGCAAGTTCAGGGTggacttcttttttttttttttttttttttgactttaattgcaattatattataaattgaaatattacaACTCGAATTTAAAtctttaacaaataaaaaacccTAACTCGCACATTGAATCTCTAACAAATAATGAACCTTAACTCTAACTCTCACATTGAATTTCTAGTAAATGATAAACCCTAGCTCTCATGTGATCaactttcttcatttctccgATATCTTCTCCACATAATCATTGTTTTTAATCGACAAAGCTAACCATGATCATTTTCGGGCACCAAATTAgtatttaaattatactcAAGCATGATCCGTTAACTTGTTGCGACATTTCATGCTCATATCGCAATCTTCACTTGAATCCCAAGAGTTGTATTGTTCACAGAGTGGTTGATCCTTGAATCATTTTGGGATTTCTTCTTTAACTTAGTAAAATAGAGATTGTCACAGATTGAAGACTACACTCACCCTACAAATTCCATATTTTCCAAGGTTCTTTCTTTCCATGCaagtcaaaatatttgattaaattttgcTCAAGATGCAGCATGAACTTGCTAGTGACTTTGCTGAAAAGATGGCACATTAGCACCGTGTCAGAAGGCTCAAACTTGAGTGCCACCAACATGGCAGTGAagtaatttacttattttgtACTCTAAAAACTTGGGCTTTAGAAaagtacaaaataaaaaggacCCAGCCCAGCCCAAGGGTCCCAAGTGCGTGCCCTCGTTTTCTTCCAAATTCAGCCGACTCTTGTACCCTTTTTTCCTCTATAATTCCAGATTCTCATATCCCAAAATACAGGACACGAGACTGACCAGATATGTAAGCTGGTGAGAACCAAAAATAGCCAGTTTTATGCCCAAAGTAGTGTCATTACCGTAAACGGCATGAACGCCagcccaaaacaaaatcctacCATCACCATGAAATCCCTTCCCTCAGATTCATTTATTATCTTCCTCATGTGGAGTCTCGACTTTGCATGCATAGCTACTAAATTTTTTGCTCTAATATATAGTATCCGGTTTTGTATAGAGAGACTAGTTATGTTTATCCATTGGATTTGTTTTATTAAAGTAGTAGTTAAtctctaatttttatttataccaATCAgctaaataaacaaatattctaaataaagtaaaattcaataaataaagatGTGATACTTTAAAAAGTCAATTaactattcaagaaaatttaaataaacttttattcttctattatattcaatcaaatttttatattttaattttgagtcAAATGGATTCTTATGATCAATAGTTGAGTAATTATTACTAGTTAAAATgtcacttattttttttagcacGTGACATTGACGTGAATGATGAAATATCATGTAATGATATTTACTATGACATTAATATGCACAATCAAGTtacataaaataacaaatggcATTCTAACTAATAACAATTAGTTAAGTTATGAGTCTATTTGatgtaaaataaaagtataagagtttaattgaacgtaatagaataataaaaatttatttaatatttttttgaatattttgagATCTTTTTAGGTATTAtgtcataaataaataatgattgATGTTATAAAGGCAACCGTAGTGGGTAAAACTTATATTCaggaattttttaattaaaaataattaaatggtttttaaactaaaattttaaatgcaTTAAGTCCGTGTAAAAGAAtgcataaattaaatatttcaatttattaaatctttatttgaatttatgaaagtaataaaataaatattagtaGTGAGAAGGGAAAAAAGAGGGAGAATACTTGTACCATTGGAGTACGATGGTACCAAACAAACCGTCCTATCAATATTTAGTACTTTTGGGGTATTTTGCTGTATATATTACCTTCTGATGGGAGAAGGGTGAGCAATGCCGCACCAAGACTCATGCCAATAAAGGCTCGAGACTTGAAAAGGAATTGTTGTAATTCCCTTTCTTATTaatacaagaaaaatttacctttggagaaaacaataataatttaagacataatcatatttaaattttcaaaatttagaaCATATCTAAAACTTGTATATCTAATTGATATCTTGTGagaaaataaatcttttataaaagtattacaaaaatctaaattcatagtaaacaatattataatataagaaaacccatcataaaatatttaaataaaagccTGAAATGAGTTAAAACCACTTCAATTTGAGAAGTCTCAACTATTCTGTTGACGGATATGTCGGGAGTGTGTATCCCATGCATGATtcatcaataattttttagcaGTTGccctgaaaaaaaaaatagtttgatttgcttctttttttctttaacaaaAGTATTCATACACCTACGTGTTTACataaattaagaataaaaatctatttttaaaattgatgaaGGTAAAggtaatttatataattttaaattgggATATGTGTGATTTAAAATTGAGAGAGGATAACCCTTTTCTTGTGACTCGTACGAAAAGGGATAGTAATTAAGACATGTTCTTTTAAGTTAAAGGGTCCTagatttaatgaaaatgatcATTTCATTGAAGGAATTCTAAGTGATTTGCGTGGTAGATATGTCGCCATAAGCtttttaactaatttataTTCTCCATATGTCCCACAAATTCTGtcttagtttaattttttgtagtcaattttttttaacttagaTTTTGATCATTGAATAAATGATTGAATAGGATTATTTAGGatacaaataaaattgaagaattaTCCTACGTGTCATGAACATAGATTGTTATCGTAGACATCAACATAAGCATACCTTATCGAGTAATTTTATACCTTATAATATAATAGtatacataataatttttttccatcCATTAGAAATTATCACATTAACTGTCTATGATTATATTCAATACAACAAAATTACTATAAACTAAAAAAGACCCGCGCTACGTAGCAGGAATAAATAATTacgttttaaaaaattaacgaAGAATAACAGATTCTAAtatggtttttttattttatgcgTGGagcaataaatttttttattcgtTTATAGTGAGatgaaagtaaagaaaaaaaatggagaaataATGTGAATTCATATACCATTTCCCCTTAGAAAACATTCTCAAACAACAGAAGCTGAGTTATAAATACATGCATAGATCCATACATAATAACCCGTCACTACCTCATATAATGGGTGTAACATTTGAAAGAACTCTGGCTTCCTTGCTGAGACCATCACCTATACAAATTTAGACCAGCAAGAAACAAACACATCAATAGGCTATACCTGTATTGCTATCACATCTAACATTCATACTTCCATCCATTGAAgcaatttcatcatttatgAGAAAACCAGTTGCCAGAAGTTGTGCGAAGAGAAGACAGATAAGAGTGTGATAAAGCTCGTCTTTTCTGGCATATAAATAGGAGCAACAGTTTGAAAATTTCCACGTCGCAAGGTCATCAGTTTCTATAATTTGActtgaagaaagaaatttagAAATCGGTATCTTGCTAAAAACAATAATCATAAGGTAAGCA from Theobroma cacao cultivar B97-61/B2 chromosome 9, Criollo_cocoa_genome_V2, whole genome shotgun sequence harbors:
- the LOC18589470 gene encoding DNA-directed RNA polymerases II and IV subunit 5A, whose product is MSVSDEQITKLFKARRTVLQMLRDRGYSVDDSDIKTTRQQFIEKFGDNIHLKRDDLLIHCNKGDAPIDQIYVFFPAELKVGVPMVRNCAKRMKADNVFNAILVVQKALTAPAKAAINEINSYFHLDVFEEAELLTNITEHMFVPKHTVLTDQEKKKLLEKYRVKETQLPRILVSDPVARYYGMKHGQVVKITRESVTADTYDTYRYAV